AGCATCTTGCGGGCCACGGCGCGGGCATGCTCGGCATCCGTGGTCAGCACCACCTTGTGTTCAGGCGCGAGGAACGCTGACGGCCCCATCAGTTCGCGGGCCTGAGCGGTGTGTTCCGGGGTGGTCAGGTATGGGTGCGCGCCCGCGCTGCGTCGCGCGGACAGCTTCAGCACCTGCGGCCCCAGGGCCGCTACGACCCGCCGGTGGGCGGGCACCCCGAACTCGTCGAGCTCGTCGAGGTATTCCACCAGCGCGTCGTAGGGCTTGCGGTACTCGGTGACCGCCTCGGGGTGTCCGACGCCGATTCCCAGCAGGAAACGGCCCGGGTAGGCGCGATCGATCCGGTGGAACGACTCCGCCACCGGCTTGGCCGCATCCGACCAGATGTTGACGATGCCGGTGGCCACCTGCAACGTGGTCGTGGCTTCCAGGATCGGTTCGACCCAGGCGAGCTCGGCGGGCGGCGAACCGCCGACCCAGACCGCTCCGTAGCCGAGGGCTTCGATGTCTTTGGCTTGCTCAGGCGTGACGCCACGTCCGAAAGATCCAAACCGGCCGAGGTTGGGTTTGCTCGCAGCAGAATCGGTCATGTTGCCTCCAACCTACCGCCGGACCGCGTCTATTCCAGGTTTGGTACCGGATGGCTTTGGGTAGCTTCGCCCCGATGCTTTCGATGCTGGCGCGCCTGGTGATCGCGGCGCCCAGGCGAGCGCTCGCCGCAGTGTTGTTGTTCACCGTCGTCGCAGCCATCTTCGGCGCCACTGTCACTGAACATCTTGGCGCAGCGGGGTTTCAAGACCCGGGGTCGCCGTCATCGCGCGGTATGAAGGTTCTCACCACGACATTCGGCCAGGGCGAGATGGATCTGACGCTGGTGATCCGCGCCCGGGGCAGCGTGCAGGATAAGTCGACAGCGGCGGCGGGCCGCACGCTTGTCGATGAATTACGCCGATCCGAATTCGTCAAGGATGTCGAATCGCCCTGGGACGGGTCACCGCTGGCTGCCACCCTGGTCGGCAAGGACGGCAACACCGCGCTGGTGATCGCGGGTATCACCGGTTCGGAGAACGACGCGCCCAAGCATGCCAAGACAATCGCGGACCGGTTCACCGGGCAGCGCGACGGGCTACAGGTGATCGCCGGAGGGACGGCGACCGTCGCGTCGGAGATCAACGACCAGTCAGAGCGGGACCTGGTCGGGGCCGAGGCGATCACGCTGCCGCTGTCGCTGATCGTGTTGGTGTGGGTGTTCGGTGGGCTGTTCGCCGCGCTGCTACCGCTGGTGGTGGGTGGCTTGGCGATCATCGGGACGCTCGGCATGCTGCGGGTGATCACGATGTTCGCCGACGTGTCGGTCTTTTCGCTGGACCTGACCACCGCGATGGGCCTGGCCCTGGCGATCGACTACACGCTGCTGCTGATTCACCGGTACCGGGAGGAGTACGCCGAGGTGGGCGACCGCGACGTCGCCCTGCGCCATGCCATGGTGACTGCGGGGCGGACGATCTTGTTCTCCGCCTGCACGGTGTTTCTGGCGGTCAGCGCGCTGGCAGTGTTCCCGATGTATTTCCTGCGCTCGATGGCATACGCCGGCTGTGGGGTGGTCGCGTTGGCCGGTCTGTACGCCGTCGTCGTTGCGCCCGCCGTGATCACACTGCTCGGCGACCGCATCGAGTCGTTGAACATCAGGGCGTTGTTCGGTCGTGGTCACCCGAATCCTGATGTGCGGCAAGGTGTTTTGTATCGGGTTGCGACATTCGTCATGCGCCACGCAGTGCCCTGCGCTGTGGCGGTGGTGGCCCTGCTGCTGCTTCTCGGGTCGCCGTTCGCCGGCGCGCACTTTGGTCTGCCTGACGATCGGGTGCTTCCGACGAGCGCGCAATCCCGCCAAGCCGGCGACATCGTGCGCAGTGAGTTTCCCGCCGATCCGTCGGCGGCCACCTCGATCGTCATCCCAGACGCACGTGAGCTCAGCGTCGGCGACATCGCCGACTACGCGACCGCGCTGTCGAACGTGCCCGGCGTGGAAGCCATTGCGGCGCCAAGCGGTTCGTACGTCCAGGGTCAAGTCGTCGGGCCGCCAGGGCTTCCGGCTGGCGTCAAGGACGGAAGCGTGTGGATGTCGGCGAGCATCCCGGGTTCGTCGCTGGACTCCCGGTATCGAACGGCGGTCGACCAGCTTCGGTCGGTCCCGGTGCCGCATCGTGCCGAGGCGTTGTTCACTGGCGCCGACCAGTTGAACCGCGACTCGGTCGATCAGATCGTGCACCGGCTTCCGGTGGTCCTGTTGCTGGTTGCGGCAACAACTTTCGTCCTGGTGTTTCTGCTGACCGGCAGCCTCGTGCTGCCCCTGGAAGCCTTGGTGCTCAACACGTTGTCGTTGTCGGCGACGCTGGGCGCGCTGGTCTGGGTGTTCCAGGAGGGACACCTCGGTGGCCTGGGCACGACGGCGACCGGAACTCTGGTCGCCGACGTGCTGGTGTTCCTGTTCGCCACCGCGTTCGGGTTGTCGATGGACTACGAGGTCTTCCTGTTGTCGCGGATCAGGGAGCATTGGCTGAAATCCGCACAGCGCCAGGAGGACAACACCGAGGCGGTGAGAATGGGCATCGCCACCGCGGGCCGAGTCATCACCGCCGCCGCGCTGCTGATGGTGATCGTGTTCGCCGGACTGTCCACCGGCCAGGTGTCATTCATGCGGATGATCGGCGTCGGCCTGGCGCTCGCCGTGATTGTCGACGCCACACTCGTGCGGATGGTGCTGATGCCCGCGTTCATGAAGCTGGTCGGCCGGTGGAACTGGTACGCACCCAAGCCGCTCGCCAAACTCCATGCGGCCGTAGGAGTCAGCGAGAGCTAGCCGCGGGTCAGGTCGATCTGACCGGCCAACTCGTGGTCGATCAGGAAGGTCCCCGCCTCGCGCAGGTTGGGCGGATGGAACGAGTAGGCGCTGATACACCCGACCAGGTAGGCGACCTCGGGATCGGTCGCGAAGCCGACCCCGCCGACCCGCGAGACCATCCGCGCGACGCTGGTCTGTAGCTGGTCGCGAAGCCCCAGCCGGATCCACAGCAGATCCGCGAACAACGCGTCGCTGCGGTCGCCGTCGTCGTAACGGGCCGCGACCATCCGCAGGGCCCGCCACACGCCCTCGATCGGAGAGAACAGCTCGACGAAATCGGACTCGTCGAACTGCGGCCGGTCCACCAGCTTGAGCGCGAGCCGGGTGGCGGCGCCGATGTATCCCGCGGTGATGATCAAGCCGAACAGCACGTAACCCGACTTCTCGTTGCGGCCATCGGGATCTTCGACGTCGCTCACCATGGACAGATCGCTGGGGACAAAGACGTTGTCGAAGTTCACCGCATGCGTCTGCGCGGCGCCCAGCGCGGAACTGGTCCACAACGGTGCGACGGACAGTCCCTCGCTACCGTTCCAGATCAGCGTGATCGCTCGCTGATCGGTGTCGCTGAGCACCACACTGGCCATCACGCAGTCCATGCTGTCGGCCAGGCTGCAGGGCTTCTTGCTGCCGGTCACCGTGTAACCGCCGTCGACGGACTCCGCTGTCATGGTGGGGCGAAAGACGCTGCCGTCGATCGTGCCCTCGGAGAAGCCCGACGCGAACACGGTGTTGTTCTCGATCAGCGACTTGACCAGCCCCACGGTCGTCTCGTCGGCGGTCTCGGCGAAGTCGACCAGACCGGCGACCGACAGATAGTGCATGGTGGTCGCCGCGGCCAGCGAGGGGCTGAGATAGCCGACACCGCGTTGCAGCTCAACGGTTTCCACACATGTCGCGCCGAGCCCGCTGAGATCTCGGGGTGCGGTCAGGCGCGGGCCGCCGTGCTGCTTCCACAGGTCGACCACTCCGGTTGCGGGGTCTTCGACGGCCATCAGTCCCAACTTCTCCAGCGTGTCGGTGAGTTCGGGCAGGTGCCTTCGCACGGCGCCGACGTAGGAAAGTCGGGCTTCGAGATCGGTGCGGTCCATCAGGGTGACTCCTTAATTGTCGCGGGCGGCCAAGTACTTCTTCAGCGCCGCAGCCGAATTCATCGACGGCCGCCAGTCGGTGGTGGATTGCAACAGCCCGGAGTCCAGCAGCGGATCACCGAGCGTCACCCAGTGACCAGAGAAGGGAGACAGGTGCATACGGAACAGCAGGTTCGCCCCCGGCTTCAACAGGCGCAGCGGACCCGGGATCAACCGGGCGCCGGTGATCGTGCAGACTTCTCGCACGCTGATGTGGTCCGCCGGGGACACGTTGTAGAGGCCGCCCAGCCCTCGGTCGAGAATCGCCGCATAGGCGTCGACGAGGTCGGTGTCCCAGAGGAACTGATAGAACGACCGCGACGGTGACGGAAACACAACCGATTTCGACAACATGGTCCGTAGCCCCGAGTTGTCGAAATGCCCGCCCACTACGTAGCAGGGCCGTACGACGGCCAACGTCGTCTTGCCATCGCCGTTCGCCCAGTACCAGTTCGCCAGATGCTCCACCAGCGCCTTGTGCTGGAAGTAGTAGTGGCCAGTGTCCTGGTCGCCGGCGGGATAGCGGGTCTCGGGGTATTGCCGGCCGGTGCCACAGGCCGTCACGCCGAGGGCGTTCGCGCTCGAGGTCAGAATCAGTTGCCCGATTCCCACTTCGTGGGCCTGTTCGAGGAGGGTTCGGGTCGCCGCGACGTTGACCTGGTAGGCGCGGCGTTTGTCGCGTGGCTCCTCGACGCAGTACGCCAGATGGACCAGCGCGTCGTAACCGCGCACCGGCGCGAGGTCGAACGAACCGCTCAGGTCCAGATGTGCCTGGCGAATCTTGCTGTGCCGCAAACTTGTCGGATGACGTCCCAGCGCCGTAACTTCGGCGATGTCGTCGTGGTCGCACGCCCATCGCAGCACGGCACGACCGAAGTCGCCGGTCGCGCCCGTGATCGCGAGCCGAAAGCCGTCCCTCATGCAGCTGCCAGAGCCCACGAGAGTTCGCCGGCGAGCGTCTGTGCCGACCAACGGATTTCGTCGACGCTCAGCTCCGAGGTCATGCACACTCGCAGCACCGGCTTACCGACGGGCACGGCCGGGTAGATCGCCGGCGTGACGAAGACTCCGGCGTCGCTCAAGTTGTTCCAGCTCAGCACCGTCCGCAATTCGTCGAACAACCTGATCGGGATGATGGGGGACCAATCGGGACTGTCCTCGTCGGGTCGGTTCAACTCGACGTCGAGCGGCCTGAGGCATTCACGCATCAGACGAGCGTTGCGCTCCAAGCGTTTCCGGCGTTCGGCACCCTCGCCGCTGCGGATCACGTCGATCGCTGCGGCTGCGGCGGCCATCGCGCCGGGCGTTCCCGACGTGCTGAACCACAGTGAACGCGCGCTGAATCGGATCTCGTCGATGATGTCCTGCGAGCCGGCGACGAAACCGCCCAGCCCGCCGATCGCCTTGGACAGCGAGCCCATCAGCACGTCGATGTCCTGAGCCGTGCCGGTGAGTTCGGACAAGCCGGCACCGGTCGGCCCGAATACCCCGATGCCGTGGGCTTCGTCGACCATCAGCAGCGCGCCCGCGTCCTTGCAGACGCTGATGATCTGTTCGAGCGGGGCGGTCGAGCCCTCCATCGAATAGAGCGAGTCGACCAGAACCAAGATGCGTCGAAACGTCGTTCCGGCGTGACGTGCCAGCGCGTCCTTCAACGAGGCGACGTCGTTGTGGTCGAATCTCTCCTCGACGGCTCGGCTCAGCCGTACCCCGTCGCGGATCGAGGCGTGCGCATAGGAGTCCACCACGGCGAGGCAGTCCGGGCCGATCAGACCCTGGATGGTGCCGACGTTGGTCTGGTAGCCCGTGGTGAATACCACCGCGTCGTCGTGGCCGAGCCAGCCCGCGATCGTCTTCTCCAGCGTGACGTGCAGGCTGTAGGTCCCGTTGAGTAGTCGGCTGCCAGTGGTCCCGGTCCCGAATTCCTCGGTCGCGCGCACCGACGCGGCGACCACGTCCGGATGCGTCGACAGGCCGATGTAGGAGTTGGAACCCAGCAGCACGCACTGGCGCCCGCGGACGCCCACCCGTGGCGGGTTGACCGAACTGATCTCCTGGAAGAACGGCATCTGCCCGATGGCGGAGAAATGTCGCGCCATCGCGACGCGCTCGCTGACATCTGTCGAGATGTCACCGGTCACCGAGAATTTCTGCCCGTCGCTGCCCATGTTCTACGCCCCCCGTGTCGTTGCCCCTGGCGACGACGGCGGCACCTGGTACTGGGACAGCCGAAAATTGACGTCTCCGCTCGTCGCCCTGCCTGGCGTACCCGGACCGACGACCGGCCACACCGTTAATTATTCGACGCCGGTGCAACGGTGGACGGGAAAGTTTTTACGCTCGCGCTATTTCCTCGGCGGCGTCGACGTTCTCAGGGAGTGCAACGTCGACCGCGGGCGGCATCTCCAGCGGCAGCAGCACGATGAACCGCGTATCGCCGGGCACCGACTCGACGCGCAGATCGCCGTGATGTTTGTTGACCACGATCTTCCACGCCAGATCCAGGCCGAGGCCGGTGCCTTCGCCCACCGGTTTGGTGGTGAAGAACGGTTCGAAGATGTGCTCGAGCACATCCTCGGGGATACCCGGGCCGGTGTCGCAGATCTCGACTCGCAACATTTCGTTGGCTTCGCGGCAGGTGCGGATCGTGAGCGTGCCGCCGGCGCTACCCATCGCCGCGATCGCGTTGTCGATGATGTTCGTCCACACCTGGTTGAGATCCCCCGGGAAGCAGGGGATTTGCGGCAGAGTTCGATCGAACTCCTTGGCCACCTTGACGTGGCAGGTGCTGTCTTTGCCCAGCCGGTCGGCGAACATGGTCAACGTGCTCTTCAGCAGATCGTGCACGTCGGCCACCTGGAACGGTGCCCGATCCATCTGCGAGTACTGCTTGGCGTCGGCCACCAACGCCGAAATGCGTTGGCTTGCTTCGACGAGCTGATTCATCAGCAGCTCGCTCTCGATCGTGTAGCTGATCCATTTGATCGCCTGCTCCAACGACGCCGATGCTTCGAGTTCGTCGGCGGTGGCGGCGATCCGCTCGAGCCAGTCGGTGTCGATACCACCCTCGACGAACGTCGGAGCGATGTCCCAGCCGTCGTCGATGCCGTGATCGTCCAGCCAGTCGCCGACCGCGTCTTCACGGTCCGAGGTCTCGATCGCGCTCAGGTGCTGCGACGCCGATTTGGCGACCTGCTCGGCGACGGCATCCTGCAGCAGTACCAAGGCATTCAGCGTCTCGGGGCTCACCGTGCCATCGGCCAGCATGGCCAGTTTGGAACGCATGTTGGAGATGCGGCCACGCAACTCCTGGGCCGCGCGCGCGATGGCGGCGGCCGGGTTGTTCAGCTGATGGGTAAGACCCGCGGACAACTGGCCCAGCGCGAGCAGCTTCTCGCGATTGTCGATCAGGCGGCGGGTTCGTTCGGTGCCGACGGCGATGCCGTCGAGCAGGTGAACCGCCATCGGGAACTGGTCTTTCATGAACTCAGCGAACGCCGGGGCGTCCATCACGAAGAACCGCGACGGCTTGGTCACGTGTACCGAGGTGGTGTAGAGCTGTTGCTTCTCGCCGGTAAACGCCTGCCACGCACCGCAATACACGCCCCGATGCGAGGTTCGGTTGGTTTCGATGTCCTGGCCGCCGGAGAGCTTGGACATCGCCAGTTCACCCTCGATCAGCACGTAGAAACAGGTGGCGGGCTCGCCTTCCAGGAATAGCGGGCCCGGCTCGTAGTGGGCGATCTGCCCGTCGGCGCACAGCGTCGCGAGCTGCTCGTCGGTCAGATGCTCGAACAGGAACAGCGTACGCAATTCGTCTGCGTCACAACCACGTTCGACGGTCACGATTCCGCCAGGTAACGGTGAACCAGCATGACAGCCATCGACCCTTCTCCGACCGCCGCCGCGACTCGCTTGGCGGACTCCGACCGAACATCGCCGGCGACGAATACGCCCGGCACACTGGTCTCCAGATGGTGCGGCGGACGGTCCAGCGTCCAGCCGCACACGTTGCGCAGGTCCGGGCCGGTGAGGATGAAGCCGTGATCGTCGCGGGCGAGTACCCCGTCGAGCCAGTCGGTGCGGGGCGCGGCGCCGATGAAGATGAACATCCGCGCGCAGCTGACCTCCTCGGTGGCGCCGGTCTTGTTGTCGCGCAGGGTCAGGGTCTCGAGATGCTCGTCACCGGTCGCGCAGTGCACCTCGGTGCACGTGCGGACGGTGATGTTGGGTCGCGCCTCGATCTGCTGAATCAGGTAGTGCGACATCGACGCTTCCAGCGACGGCCCGCGCACCAGGATCGTGACCGACTTCGCCTGGGTCGACAGGTGCATTGCCGCCTGGCCCGCCGAGTTCGCGCCGCCGATGACGTAGACCTCTTCACCTTCGCAGTCCGTTGCGACCGAGGCTCCGTAGTAGACCCCGCGCCCGGACAGGGTGTCGCATCCGTCGGCCGTCAGCTGGTTGTAGGCGACGCCGGTGGCGACGATGATCGAACGCCCGTCGATGGAGCTGCCGTCGTCGAAGCGGATCGTGCGCTTGGACCCGCTGGCCTCCAGGGCCACCGCCGTGCGCGTGGTGATGAGTTCGGCGCCGAACTTCTCCGCTTGTAGGCGAGCCCGGGTGGCCAGCTGGTCACCGGAGACGCCGTCCGGAAAGCCGAGATAATTCTCGATCTTCGAGCTCTGGCCGGCCTGCCCGCCGGTTGCGGTGGATTCGATCAACACCGTGTGCAGGCCTTCGGAGGCGCCGTACACGGCGGCGGCCAGGCCCGCCGGCCCGCCACCGACCACGATCAGGTCGTAGAAGTCCTGTGAGGGTGTGGTCGTCAGGCCCAGCTTGTCGGCCAGCTCGGCGTCGGTGGGCTCGACCAGCGGGTCGCCTTTCTCGGTCACGACGACGGGCAGCCGCTTGCCGTCCTCCCCGGCGGCCAGCAGCAACTGTTCGCCGTCGGGGTGGTCGGCCTCGAACCACTTGTAGTGCAGCCCGTTGCGGACCAGGAAGTTGCGGGCCTCCCAGGACCGCGCGTGCCAGCGGTGACCGATGAGCTTGGTGTGCGGGATCGCGCGCTCCGGGGCCCGCCGCCAGGCCTCGAGCAGGTCGTCGATGACGGGGTAGAGCTTCTCCTGAGGCGGATCCCACGGCTTGAGCAGGTAGTGGTCCAAGTCGACGACGTTGATTGCGTCGATCGCGGCATGGGTGTCGGCGTATGCGGTGAGCAACACCCGCTTGGCGGCGGGGTAGAGGTCCATCGCCGCCTCGAGGAACTCGATGCCGGTCATCTGCGGCATCCGATAGTCGGCCACCAGCATGGCGACCGTCTCGCCGCGCAGTTTGAGCTGCTTGAGGGTGTCGAGCGCATCGGGGCCGGATTCGGCACGAACGATGCGGTTGGCATCGCCGTAACGACGGCGCAGGTCGCGGGCGACGGCCCGGGAGACCGCCGGGTCGTCGTCGACGGTCAGCATCACCGGTTTGCGAGAGACGGCTTCGGCAGTTGCGGCGCTAGTCATTAGCGATAATTATGCGCCTGCACACGCCCGCGCGGGGAGCGACAGTGGGCGTCGTGGGTTCACCACGAGCGATTTTGGCCAGCAGGAATCAGCGGGTATCGTAGAGCAACGGTGCGTTATCGCGCTGGTTTCTCGCGTGCCCTGTCGTAGGAATTTCCTCTCACTGGCTCACGTTGTAGGGCTGGTGCGTGCTGCGCCCACAAGGGCTGCGAAGCAACGAAACGAAGCGACGAAACCAAAAGAGGATCTGAAGAACAGTATGGCCAAGAAGGACGGCGCCATCGAGGTCGAGGGCCGCGTGGTCGAGCCCCTACCCAATGCGATGTTCCGCATTGAGCTGGAAAACGGCCACAAGGTGCTTGCCCACATCAGCGGCAAGATGCGGCAGCACTACATCCGCATCCTGCCCGAGGACCGGGTGGTGGTGGAGTTGTCTCCCTACGACCTCTCCCGGGGCCGCATTGTCTACCGATACAAGTAAAAAGCCCGAACAAGCAACCGACGAGAACACAGACAGGACCTAGAACAGCCGTGAAGGTGAACCCGAGCGTCAAGCCGATCTGCGACAAGTGCAGGGTGATCCGTCGGCATGGACGGGTCATGGTGATCTGCTCTGATCCGCGCCACAAGCAGCGTCAGGGCTAGTCCTACAGAGCTTGACCGCACACAACTGAATGTGGACCTCCCAGCACCACTGAAGGCATGAGGCCTTCAGCCACGTCCGGAACGGAGGCCGGACCCCGAAGCAGTTGGTCGGGAACGGGCTGGGAATTGAGACCTCCGCATAGAGAAGGAATGCCACCCCATGGCTCGACTAATGGGCGTCGACCTCCCGCGCGATAAGCGCATGGAGGTCGCGCTGACGTACATCTTCGGCATCGGCCGGACTCGTTCGATCGAGATCCTCGCCGCGACCGGGATCGACAAGGATCTGCGCACCAAGGACCTCACCGACGACCAGGTGACCCAGATGCGCGACTACATCGAAAGCAATCTCAAGGTCGAGGGTGACCTGCGCCGTGAAGTGCAGGCCGACATCCGCCGCAAGATCGAGATCGGCTGCTACCAGGGCCTTCGGCACCGCCGCGGCCTGCCTGTGCGTGGTCAGCGCACCAAGACCAATGCGCGTACCCGCAAGGGTCCGAAGCGCACCATCGCCGGCAAGAAGAAGGCCAGGTAAGTCATGCCCCCAGCAAAGAAGGCCGCCTCCGCGCCCAAGAAGGGTCAGAAGACCCGGCGCCGGGAAAAGAAGAACGTCCCGCACGGCGCCGCGCACATCAAGAGCACGTTCAACAACACGATCGTGACGATCACCGACCTGCAGGGCAACGTCCTGGCGTGGGCGTCGTCGGGTCACGTCGGCTTCAAGGGGTCGCGTAAGTCGACGCCGTTCGCCGCACAGCTGGCCGCCGAGAACGCCGCCCGCAAGGCGCAGGAGCACGGCGTCCGCAAGGTCGACGTGTTCGTCAAGGGCCCCGGTTCGGGCCGCGAGACCGCGATCCGTTCACTGCAGGCCGCCGGCCTCGAGGTCGGCGCCATCTCCGACGTCACCCCCCAGCCGCACAACGGCTGCCGCCCGCCCAAGCGCAGAAGGGTCTAGGTAAGAAGACATGGCTCGTTACACCGGACCCGTCACCCGCAAGTCGCGCCGTCTCGGCGTCGACCTGGTCGGTGGTGACCAGTCGTTCGAGAAGCGCCCCTACCCGCCCGGTCAGCACGGCCGCGCGCGGATCAAGGAGAGCGAGTACCGCCAGCAGCTGCAGGAGAAGCAGAAGGCCCGCTTCACCTACGGCGTGATGGAGAAGCAGTTCCGCCGCTACTACGAAGAAGCGGCCGGCCGTCCCGGCAAGACCGGTGACGAGCTGCTGCAGATCCTGGAAAGCCGGCTCGACAACGTCGTGTACCGCTCGGGCATCGCCCGCACCCGCCGGATGGCGCGTCAGCTCGTCAGCCACGGCCACTTCACGGTCAACGGCGTCAAGGTGACGATCCCCAGCTACCGGGTGTCGCAGTACGACATCATCGACATCAAGGGCAAGTCGCTGAACACGGTCCCGTTCCAGATCGCCCGCGAGACCGCCGGCGACCGTCCGATCCCCAGCTGGATCCAGGTGGTCGGCGAGCAGCAGCGCATCCTGATCCACCAGTTGCCCGAGCGCGCGCAGATCGAAGTGCCGCTCACCGAGCAGCTCATCGTCGAGTACTACTCGAAGTAAGACCACTCGCGCCAACCGGCGCGAGTGCCTCAACGGCATCAAATAGCGGGTGCCGAGAAGGAGATAACGAAACACCATGCTGATTTCACAGCGACCCACTCTGTCCGAAGAGGTCATCAGCGACAGCCGTTCGCAGTTCGTCATCGAGCCGCTGGAGCCGGGATTCGGCTACACGCTGGGCAACTCGCTGCGGCGCACGCTGCTGTCCTCGATTCCGGGCGCGGCCGTCACCAGCATCCGCATCGACGGTGTGCTGCACGAGTTCACCACCGTGCCGGGTGTCAAGGAAGACGTCACCGACATCATCCTGAACCTCAAGAGCCTGGTCGTGTCCTCCGAGGAGGACGAGCCGGTCACCATGTACCTGCGCAAGCAGGGCCCGGGTGAGGTCACCGCCGGTGACATCGTGCCGCCGGCGGGCGTCACCGTGCACAACCCCGACATGCACATCGCGACCCTGAACGACAAGGGCAAGCTCGAGATCGAGCTCGTCGTCGAGCGCGGCCGCGGTTACGTCCCGGCCGTGCAGAACAAGGCCTCGGGTGCCGAAATCGGCCGTATCCCGGTCGATTCCATCTACTCGCCGGTCCTGAAGGTCACCTACAAGGTGGACGCGACGCGTGTCGAGCAGCGCACCGACTTCGACAAGCTGATCCTCGACGTCGAGACCAAGAGCTCGATCGGCCCCCGTGACGCGCTGGCGTCCGCGGGTAAGACGCTGGTCGAATTGTTCG
This genomic stretch from Mycobacterium paraterrae harbors:
- a CDS encoding FAD-dependent oxidoreductase; this encodes MTSAATAEAVSRKPVMLTVDDDPAVSRAVARDLRRRYGDANRIVRAESGPDALDTLKQLKLRGETVAMLVADYRMPQMTGIEFLEAAMDLYPAAKRVLLTAYADTHAAIDAINVVDLDHYLLKPWDPPQEKLYPVIDDLLEAWRRAPERAIPHTKLIGHRWHARSWEARNFLVRNGLHYKWFEADHPDGEQLLLAAGEDGKRLPVVVTEKGDPLVEPTDAELADKLGLTTTPSQDFYDLIVVGGGPAGLAAAVYGASEGLHTVLIESTATGGQAGQSSKIENYLGFPDGVSGDQLATRARLQAEKFGAELITTRTAVALEASGSKRTIRFDDGSSIDGRSIIVATGVAYNQLTADGCDTLSGRGVYYGASVATDCEGEEVYVIGGANSAGQAAMHLSTQAKSVTILVRGPSLEASMSHYLIQQIEARPNITVRTCTEVHCATGDEHLETLTLRDNKTGATEEVSCARMFIFIGAAPRTDWLDGVLARDDHGFILTGPDLRNVCGWTLDRPPHHLETSVPGVFVAGDVRSESAKRVAAAVGEGSMAVMLVHRYLAES
- the infA gene encoding translation initiation factor IF-1, with amino-acid sequence MAKKDGAIEVEGRVVEPLPNAMFRIELENGHKVLAHISGKMRQHYIRILPEDRVVVELSPYDLSRGRIVYRYK
- the rpmJ gene encoding 50S ribosomal protein L36, with product MKVNPSVKPICDKCRVIRRHGRVMVICSDPRHKQRQG
- the rpsM gene encoding 30S ribosomal protein S13, yielding MARLMGVDLPRDKRMEVALTYIFGIGRTRSIEILAATGIDKDLRTKDLTDDQVTQMRDYIESNLKVEGDLRREVQADIRRKIEIGCYQGLRHRRGLPVRGQRTKTNARTRKGPKRTIAGKKKAR
- the rpsK gene encoding 30S ribosomal protein S11; its protein translation is MPPAKKAASAPKKGQKTRRREKKNVPHGAAHIKSTFNNTIVTITDLQGNVLAWASSGHVGFKGSRKSTPFAAQLAAENAARKAQEHGVRKVDVFVKGPGSGRETAIRSLQAAGLEVGAISDVTPQPHNGCRPPKRRRV
- the rpsD gene encoding 30S ribosomal protein S4, coding for MARYTGPVTRKSRRLGVDLVGGDQSFEKRPYPPGQHGRARIKESEYRQQLQEKQKARFTYGVMEKQFRRYYEEAAGRPGKTGDELLQILESRLDNVVYRSGIARTRRMARQLVSHGHFTVNGVKVTIPSYRVSQYDIIDIKGKSLNTVPFQIARETAGDRPIPSWIQVVGEQQRILIHQLPERAQIEVPLTEQLIVEYYSK
- a CDS encoding DNA-directed RNA polymerase subunit alpha, whose product is MLISQRPTLSEEVISDSRSQFVIEPLEPGFGYTLGNSLRRTLLSSIPGAAVTSIRIDGVLHEFTTVPGVKEDVTDIILNLKSLVVSSEEDEPVTMYLRKQGPGEVTAGDIVPPAGVTVHNPDMHIATLNDKGKLEIELVVERGRGYVPAVQNKASGAEIGRIPVDSIYSPVLKVTYKVDATRVEQRTDFDKLILDVETKSSIGPRDALASAGKTLVELFGLARELNVEAEGIEIGPSPAEADHIASFALPIDDLDLTVRSYNCLKREGVHTVGELVSRTESDLLDIRNFGQKSIDEVKVKLHQLGLSLKDSPASFDPSEVAGYDVATGTWSAEAAAYDDQDYAETEQL